A genomic region of Limnohabitans curvus contains the following coding sequences:
- a CDS encoding carboxymuconolactone decarboxylase family protein: MTERFSQVRYEDLAPEVRPLADDILKVSSAALGGPYNALLRSPDMARRCFDFLDYLRFRTSVSKHLNEFAILIQARIANAQYEWWAHDPIAQRAGLSPYIIEQLRQCKRPEGMQDDEALVYDFCIQLTLNHRVPDALWAQAIAQMGEQAVVDLTVLSGTYVMVSMLLNATQVGIPNGGEEPLEVLSPLDIRQRLLA; the protein is encoded by the coding sequence ATGACTGAACGATTTAGCCAAGTCCGCTACGAAGATCTCGCGCCCGAAGTTCGCCCTTTGGCAGACGACATTCTCAAAGTATCCAGTGCAGCCTTAGGTGGCCCCTACAACGCGCTGTTGCGAAGCCCTGATATGGCGCGCCGATGTTTTGATTTTTTAGACTATCTGCGTTTCAGAACGTCGGTCAGCAAGCACTTGAATGAATTTGCCATCCTCATCCAAGCGCGCATTGCCAATGCGCAGTACGAGTGGTGGGCGCATGACCCCATCGCACAACGCGCGGGCTTGTCGCCCTACATCATCGAACAACTTCGCCAATGCAAACGGCCAGAAGGCATGCAAGACGACGAAGCCTTGGTTTACGACTTTTGCATCCAGCTCACCCTGAACCACCGTGTGCCCGATGCTTTGTGGGCACAAGCCATTGCCCAGATGGGCGAACAGGCGGTGGTGGATTTGACCGTTTTATCAGGCACCTACGTGATGGTGTCGATGCTGCTCAATGCTACGCAAGTAGGCATTCCTAACGGCGGCGAAGAACCACTTGAAGTTTTATCCCCACTCGATATTCGCCAGCGCTTATTGGCTTAA
- a CDS encoding amidohydrolase family protein, which translates to MILTGGCDTHVHVIGEAKAYPMVADRHYTPGLADVADLQAHLKRLGLTRAVIIQPSVYGTDNQCLLDALSAMVGHARGVAVLDAPTSTTALQALDAQGVRGIRLNLESAGEHNSAKLQAALQTWAPRLADLGWHLQIYAPLTVTLSCTPLIARFPVPVVLDHFALWNDASCTSPESKCLLDLLARGKIYIKLSASYRSPMKDAQALHAVSQRLLATRPDRLLWASDWPHTNREPGRSPHEVSCYRDIKAESLQHELWQWLPTPEARQQVLIDNPNQLYRF; encoded by the coding sequence ATGATCCTCACAGGCGGCTGTGACACTCATGTGCACGTCATCGGGGAAGCCAAGGCTTACCCGATGGTGGCGGATCGGCACTACACACCAGGTCTTGCCGATGTCGCCGATTTACAAGCGCATCTCAAACGTCTAGGTCTGACACGTGCCGTCATCATCCAACCCAGTGTGTATGGCACCGACAACCAATGTCTGCTCGACGCACTGTCCGCCATGGTAGGACACGCGCGCGGCGTGGCGGTGCTTGACGCGCCAACCTCGACCACCGCCTTACAGGCACTAGACGCACAGGGCGTGCGTGGCATTCGTTTGAATTTGGAAAGTGCTGGCGAGCACAACAGCGCCAAGCTACAAGCTGCATTGCAAACATGGGCCCCACGTTTGGCCGATCTTGGGTGGCATCTGCAGATCTATGCCCCACTGACGGTGACTCTTTCTTGCACCCCCCTCATCGCACGGTTTCCCGTACCTGTCGTCCTCGACCACTTTGCGCTTTGGAACGATGCTTCCTGTACATCTCCGGAATCAAAGTGTTTGCTTGACCTGTTGGCTCGGGGAAAAATCTACATCAAACTATCAGCGAGCTATCGCAGCCCCATGAAGGACGCACAGGCATTGCATGCTGTGAGCCAACGGCTGCTGGCCACCCGCCCCGACCGTTTGCTGTGGGCCAGTGATTGGCCGCACACCAACCGAGAACCTGGACGCAGTCCACATGAGGTCAGTTGCTACCGAGACATCAAAGCCGAATCGCTGCAGCATGAGCTTTGGCAATGGTTGCCAACGCCAGAAGCACGACAGCAAGTGCTGATAGACAACCCAAACCAGCTTTACAGATTCTGA
- a CDS encoding rhodanese-like domain-containing protein, which translates to MKTAHDLVVEAKKSVEEISVDQAVKAIQSCDVLIDVRETEEYLAGHLPGALHMSRGMLEFKMAGNPKLQSRDLNIVLYCKTSGRAALCAQSLAQMGYSHIQSIAGGIDAWQAAGHDVFKPAQPSFE; encoded by the coding sequence ATGAAAACTGCCCATGATTTAGTTGTTGAAGCTAAAAAATCAGTTGAAGAAATTTCGGTTGATCAAGCTGTCAAAGCCATTCAATCTTGTGATGTGTTGATTGATGTGCGCGAGACTGAGGAGTATTTGGCAGGACATTTACCTGGTGCTCTGCACATGTCGCGCGGCATGTTGGAGTTCAAGATGGCGGGTAACCCCAAGTTGCAATCGCGCGACTTGAACATCGTTTTGTATTGCAAAACCAGTGGCCGTGCCGCTTTGTGTGCGCAGTCTTTGGCGCAGATGGGCTACAGCCATATCCAATCCATCGCAGGCGGGATTGATGCTTGGCAGGCTGCTGGCCATGACGTGTTCAAGCCCGCACAGCCGTCATTTGAATAA
- a CDS encoding Bug family tripartite tricarboxylate transporter substrate binding protein: MISRRHIAIAASLFLGVTSSYAQSNTVRLVVPFSTGGPTDIAARVIAPLLSEAMGKTVIVDNRVGATGAIGAEFVARAPADGNTILFGTSSIMGANPALMPKLAYDPVRDFAPVSLVATIENILVVHPSVPANNVQEFIRYAKDNPGKLFYGSSGTGSTYHLGSEMFASMTKTQLGHVPYKGQGPAAQDLLAGHIQLMFDAFNSAVPNIKSGRVKALGIASAKRHPELPDLPTISEQGVPGYVTTIWLAFFVPAKTPTSVVDKLNQDLRTIMQRQDVRDRFNKLGMQAVSSSTQELDAVLKQELAQWTRVVREANIKPE; encoded by the coding sequence ATGATTTCACGCCGTCACATCGCCATTGCCGCCAGTTTGTTTTTGGGGGTCACATCCAGCTACGCACAAAGCAACACCGTTCGTTTGGTCGTCCCCTTTTCAACCGGTGGCCCCACAGACATTGCGGCACGTGTCATTGCTCCGCTGCTGTCCGAGGCCATGGGGAAAACCGTCATCGTGGATAACCGAGTGGGCGCGACCGGTGCAATTGGCGCAGAGTTTGTGGCGCGTGCACCAGCAGACGGCAACACCATTTTGTTTGGCACCAGCAGCATCATGGGGGCCAACCCCGCGTTGATGCCCAAGCTTGCGTATGACCCCGTGCGTGACTTTGCACCCGTCAGTCTGGTGGCCACCATCGAAAACATTTTGGTGGTTCATCCGTCCGTCCCCGCCAACAACGTGCAAGAGTTCATTCGCTACGCCAAAGACAATCCAGGCAAATTGTTTTACGGCTCTTCTGGCACAGGCAGCACGTACCACTTGGGCTCAGAGATGTTTGCCAGCATGACCAAAACGCAGCTGGGTCACGTGCCTTACAAGGGCCAAGGACCTGCTGCGCAAGACTTGCTCGCTGGGCACATTCAACTGATGTTTGACGCTTTCAACTCTGCCGTCCCCAACATCAAGTCTGGACGCGTCAAAGCCTTGGGCATTGCCAGCGCAAAGCGTCACCCTGAGCTACCTGACCTGCCCACCATCAGTGAGCAAGGTGTGCCGGGCTACGTCACTACCATTTGGCTGGCCTTCTTTGTACCGGCCAAAACGCCCACGTCCGTCGTGGATAAGTTGAACCAAGATTTACGCACCATCATGCAACGCCAAGATGTGCGCGACCGCTTCAACAAGCTGGGCATGCAAGCTGTCAGCTCGTCCACACAAGAACTTGATGCTGTATTAAAGCAAGAGCTCGCGCAGTGGACACGTGTGGTACGCGAAGCCAACATCAAACCTGAATAA
- a CDS encoding YgaP family membrane protein, giving the protein MTANVGGIDRVLRIAAGLVFIALAATNVVGMWGYIVGGIVLATGVFRFCGAYTLLGINTCPIKPAEEEHAH; this is encoded by the coding sequence ATGACAGCAAACGTTGGCGGCATTGACCGCGTTCTGCGCATCGCCGCAGGCTTGGTATTCATCGCATTGGCAGCCACAAACGTGGTGGGCATGTGGGGCTATATCGTCGGTGGCATCGTGTTGGCCACAGGTGTGTTCCGCTTTTGCGGCGCTTACACCTTGCTAGGCATCAACACTTGTCCGATCAAACCGGCCGAAGAAGAGCACGCACACTAA
- a CDS encoding carboxymuconolactone decarboxylase family protein, protein MSTFDHPTLIKNISQSMTELRKAQPEAMQGFGQLAKAAMTTGAVSEKHKELMALAIGITQHCSGCIGFHVKALHRVGCTREELEETLAVCVYMGGGPALMYASEALKAWETMAP, encoded by the coding sequence ATGAGTACGTTTGACCATCCCACCCTCATCAAGAACATCAGCCAATCGATGACTGAGTTACGCAAAGCACAACCCGAAGCTATGCAAGGTTTTGGTCAATTGGCCAAAGCGGCCATGACAACCGGTGCCGTCAGCGAAAAGCACAAAGAGCTGATGGCGTTGGCTATTGGCATCACGCAGCACTGTTCGGGCTGCATCGGTTTTCATGTAAAAGCCTTGCATCGTGTGGGGTGTACACGCGAAGAGTTGGAAGAAACCTTGGCCGTGTGCGTTTACATGGGCGGCGGTCCTGCGCTGATGTATGCCTCTGAGGCATTGAAGGCTTGGGAAACGATGGCGCCATGA
- a CDS encoding Bug family tripartite tricarboxylate transporter substrate binding protein, with protein sequence MKKIAATLSLIMSAACAFAADTDYPNKAVSIVVAYAPGGQGDVFARLVGEKLSTVYKQPVVVDNKPGVSGTVGTRVAAKAKNDGYTLLLGQTGEITVNRLLIKDMGYDPMKELIPVVLIGNAPLVMLAPADAPYNTVNEFIQMARAKPGEFSYGSVGAGTPGHLSAVALGLGAKLNMVHVPYKGVGPLLSDLMAGRLQAFFSSASAAMPQIKGGKLKALGVTTPQRMTSLPQVPTIAEAGLPGFSYTLWGGLFAPAGTPSHVIESLNREVNAVLAQPDIRSRLEADNVAVPKNTPAEFADYVKAESVKFEKLIKEANVKVDQ encoded by the coding sequence ATGAAAAAGATTGCAGCCACTTTATCGCTCATCATGAGCGCCGCATGCGCTTTTGCCGCTGACACCGACTATCCAAACAAAGCTGTTTCCATCGTCGTGGCCTATGCACCAGGTGGCCAAGGCGATGTGTTCGCGCGCTTGGTCGGTGAAAAGTTGTCAACCGTCTACAAACAACCTGTGGTGGTCGACAACAAACCCGGCGTCTCAGGAACCGTGGGCACACGTGTGGCAGCGAAGGCTAAAAACGATGGCTACACCTTGTTGCTCGGACAAACCGGTGAAATCACTGTCAATCGTTTGCTGATCAAAGACATGGGCTACGACCCTATGAAAGAGCTGATCCCCGTGGTGTTGATTGGCAATGCCCCTTTGGTGATGCTCGCCCCCGCCGATGCGCCTTACAACACGGTGAACGAATTCATCCAAATGGCGCGCGCCAAACCAGGTGAATTCAGCTATGGCTCAGTGGGTGCAGGCACACCAGGTCATTTGTCTGCCGTAGCCTTGGGGCTTGGCGCCAAACTCAACATGGTGCACGTGCCTTACAAAGGCGTTGGACCTTTGCTGTCTGATTTGATGGCTGGGCGCTTGCAAGCCTTCTTCAGCAGCGCCTCTGCTGCCATGCCGCAAATCAAAGGTGGAAAGCTCAAAGCCTTGGGGGTCACCACTCCACAGCGCATGACGTCATTGCCACAGGTACCTACCATTGCCGAGGCTGGCTTGCCCGGCTTTAGCTACACCTTGTGGGGCGGTTTGTTTGCGCCCGCAGGCACACCCAGCCATGTGATCGAAAGCCTCAACCGTGAAGTCAACGCCGTACTGGCGCAGCCCGACATCCGCAGCCGACTCGAAGCAGACAATGTGGCGGTGCCCAAAAATACACCTGCTGAATTTGCAGATTATGTGAAAGCTGAATCTGTGAAGTTTGAAAAACTCATCAAAGAAGCCAACGTGAAAGTCGATCAGTGA
- a CDS encoding ArsR/SmtB family transcription factor, translating to MKQLPEQAIDRVASYFQALAEPTRLRILNLLRETEHNVGELAEACGYTAANMSRHLAVLMQQGFVKREGRGTSVYYQIADPTIYALCDLVCDRITQQHLAQAWPLAAVTKKRSTIARRVA from the coding sequence ATGAAGCAACTCCCAGAACAAGCCATTGACCGTGTGGCCAGCTACTTTCAGGCTTTGGCGGAGCCCACGCGCTTGCGCATTTTGAATTTGTTGCGTGAGACAGAGCACAACGTGGGTGAATTAGCCGAGGCCTGCGGATACACCGCCGCTAACATGTCTCGCCATTTGGCGGTATTGATGCAACAAGGCTTCGTCAAGCGTGAAGGCCGAGGCACCAGCGTGTATTACCAAATCGCAGACCCCACCATTTATGCCTTGTGCGATTTGGTGTGTGATCGCATCACCCAACAGCATTTAGCGCAGGCTTGGCCTCTTGCTGCGGTTACCAAAAAACGTTCCACCATTGCAAGGAGAGTTGCATGA
- a CDS encoding prenyltransferase, which translates to MTDMKPPSWRTLVQMTRPGFLAITAVACLLGTSVAVASGHRPNGWTALATLLLAVLMHAAANVLNDYHDALNGADDANTQGLFPFTGGARLIQNGHVSVEDTHDLAKALILFLIPCGVLLSVQTGGGLLLLGLVGLLLGWGYSAPPLALMKRGLGELTVALTWGLVVVGADYVQRGQFFVMSLAMAVSFALLVGNILVINGFPDAYADAQVGKRTLVVRVGPTLAAWIYLALVVLAHAWLFIHPEPALWGLVSLPLSLVAFVLLLKNAKQVARLTPAIVLTIAAAVLHGLAMSAGLLFL; encoded by the coding sequence ATGACCGATATGAAGCCGCCTTCTTGGCGAACGCTGGTACAGATGACACGTCCTGGGTTCTTGGCCATCACTGCTGTGGCCTGTTTATTGGGCACCTCTGTGGCGGTAGCCAGTGGTCATCGCCCCAACGGTTGGACAGCGCTTGCAACTTTGCTGTTGGCCGTGTTGATGCACGCAGCGGCCAATGTGTTGAACGATTACCACGATGCGCTCAACGGTGCAGACGATGCCAACACGCAAGGCTTGTTTCCGTTCACAGGTGGCGCACGGCTCATTCAAAACGGCCATGTCAGCGTGGAAGACACGCATGATTTGGCCAAGGCACTTATTTTGTTTTTGATCCCTTGTGGTGTGCTGTTGTCTGTGCAGACGGGGGGTGGTTTGTTGCTCTTGGGTTTGGTGGGGTTGCTGCTGGGTTGGGGTTATTCAGCGCCGCCATTGGCGTTGATGAAGCGCGGTTTAGGCGAGCTGACAGTTGCACTGACCTGGGGTTTGGTGGTGGTGGGCGCTGACTATGTGCAACGCGGCCAATTCTTTGTTATGTCTCTGGCGATGGCTGTGAGCTTTGCTTTGTTGGTGGGTAACATCTTGGTGATCAATGGTTTTCCAGATGCGTATGCCGATGCGCAGGTTGGCAAACGTACCTTGGTGGTTCGCGTGGGGCCGACCTTGGCGGCGTGGATTTATTTAGCGCTCGTTGTGTTGGCTCATGCGTGGTTGTTCATTCATCCAGAGCCCGCGTTGTGGGGTTTGGTGTCGCTGCCGCTGTCGTTGGTCGCGTTTGTGCTGCTTCTGAAAAATGCCAAGCAAGTTGCGCGTTTGACTCCTGCCATTGTGTTGACCATCGCTGCAGCGGTGTTACATGGTTTGGCCATGTCGGCAGGTTTGCTCTTTCTTTAA
- a CDS encoding isocitrate/isopropylmalate dehydrogenase family protein encodes MKIVVLPGDGIGPETMAVTVEVLQAASVRFGLDLELIHDIAGHESLKKHGATVTPALLEKVKEADGLMLGPMSTYDFKDEAKGEINPSKFFRKSLDLFANIRPSRTYTGVKTITGPFDLVVVRENTEGFYADRNVESGNSEILVTPDVAISLRRITRECCERIARSAFELAMQRRKHLSLVHKHNVLKITDGIFLDACHRVAAEFPEVTVDDFIVDAMMAHVVRAPERFDVIVTTNMFGDILSDLTAELSGSLGLGGSLNAGAHNAMGQAAHGSAPDIAGQDIANPFSLITSAAMLLGWHAQRSGNLSYLQASRAIEDAITACIAAGESTRDVGGALGTQATGKAVVKRLQQT; translated from the coding sequence ATGAAAATTGTTGTTTTACCCGGTGATGGCATTGGCCCTGAAACCATGGCCGTCACGGTGGAGGTTCTGCAAGCTGCTTCAGTTCGATTTGGTTTAGATTTGGAATTGATCCACGACATTGCCGGCCATGAAAGTTTAAAAAAGCATGGCGCAACGGTCACCCCGGCGCTGCTTGAAAAAGTTAAAGAGGCTGACGGACTCATGCTCGGTCCGATGTCAACGTATGACTTCAAGGACGAAGCCAAGGGAGAAATCAACCCCTCCAAGTTTTTCCGAAAAAGCCTAGATCTGTTTGCCAACATTCGTCCCTCACGCACGTACACAGGCGTCAAAACCATCACCGGCCCATTTGACTTGGTGGTGGTGCGCGAAAACACCGAGGGGTTTTATGCAGACCGCAATGTCGAGTCAGGCAACAGCGAAATATTGGTCACGCCCGATGTCGCCATTTCTCTGCGACGCATCACGCGCGAGTGCTGCGAACGCATTGCACGAAGCGCATTTGAACTGGCCATGCAGCGTCGCAAACATCTGAGCTTGGTGCACAAACACAATGTGCTCAAAATCACCGATGGCATTTTCTTAGATGCCTGCCACCGCGTGGCCGCGGAGTTTCCAGAAGTCACCGTTGATGATTTCATCGTCGACGCCATGATGGCGCACGTGGTACGCGCACCCGAACGATTTGACGTGATCGTGACCACCAATATGTTTGGCGACATCTTGTCAGACCTCACCGCAGAACTCTCTGGCAGCTTGGGCCTTGGAGGCTCACTGAACGCGGGGGCACACAATGCGATGGGGCAAGCCGCACATGGCTCAGCACCAGACATTGCGGGGCAAGACATTGCCAACCCCTTTTCGCTCATCACGTCTGCGGCGATGCTGTTAGGTTGGCATGCACAACGCAGCGGCAATTTGTCATACCTGCAAGCCTCACGTGCGATTGAAGACGCCATCACCGCCTGCATTGCTGCAGGCGAGTCGACACGCGATGTTGGTGGCGCACTGGGTACACAGGCCACTGGAAAAGCCGTGGTGAAACGCCTGCAACAGACATGA
- a CDS encoding MFS transporter produces MNRHLVLLSIAQGLFLTNNVTFIAINGLVGLSLAPESWMATLPVMGYVVGGALSTGLVAKSQQRFGRKGSFQLGLLVALLSAALGAFAVLSQSFWLLVTATVVAGYYSANGQLYRFAAAELCKPDYREKAVSLVMAGGLIGAVIGPNLAIQTKSLFGMPFAGAYVALMLVAVVSMAVMSFIHFPPAPIAKSDGTGGRPLRDIMRQPVFVVATMAAALGYGVMNLLMAATPLAMQVCGFPFEDTAWVLQWHVIGMFAPGFVTGHLIKRFGVLSIMGVGVLLNIACIAIALSGVDVHQFLLALFLLGVGWNFLFTGSTTLSMQAYTPQEKNRAQAAINFCVFATMAFTSFASGALVTTQGWAWLNWGSLVPVLTTGAGLLWLARKKASAPKPD; encoded by the coding sequence ATGAACCGTCATCTCGTTTTACTGTCCATCGCGCAGGGTTTGTTCCTGACCAACAACGTCACTTTCATTGCCATCAATGGTTTGGTGGGGTTGAGTTTGGCGCCTGAATCATGGATGGCCACCTTGCCTGTGATGGGCTATGTGGTCGGTGGGGCTCTCAGCACGGGCTTGGTTGCCAAGTCACAGCAACGCTTTGGCCGCAAGGGGTCGTTTCAGTTGGGGCTGTTGGTGGCTTTGCTGTCAGCCGCTTTGGGCGCGTTCGCCGTGCTCTCGCAATCATTTTGGTTGTTGGTCACGGCCACGGTGGTGGCAGGCTACTACAGCGCGAATGGTCAGTTGTACCGTTTTGCCGCTGCTGAGTTGTGCAAGCCTGACTACCGCGAAAAGGCGGTGTCTTTGGTGATGGCGGGTGGTTTGATCGGCGCTGTGATTGGTCCGAACTTGGCCATTCAAACCAAGAGCTTGTTTGGCATGCCGTTCGCCGGTGCGTATGTGGCGTTGATGTTGGTGGCTGTGGTGTCGATGGCGGTGATGAGTTTCATCCACTTTCCGCCTGCACCCATCGCCAAGTCAGATGGCACAGGTGGTCGTCCGTTGAGGGACATCATGCGACAACCGGTGTTTGTGGTGGCGACGATGGCTGCAGCGCTGGGCTATGGCGTGATGAACTTGCTGATGGCGGCCACACCGCTGGCCATGCAGGTGTGTGGTTTCCCGTTTGAAGACACGGCCTGGGTGCTGCAGTGGCACGTGATTGGCATGTTTGCGCCGGGTTTTGTGACGGGGCACTTGATCAAACGTTTTGGTGTGTTGTCCATCATGGGCGTGGGCGTGCTGTTGAACATCGCTTGCATTGCCATTGCCTTGTCTGGCGTAGATGTGCACCAATTTTTGCTAGCTTTGTTTTTGTTGGGGGTGGGCTGGAATTTCTTGTTCACGGGCAGCACCACACTGTCGATGCAGGCCTACACGCCGCAAGAGAAAAACCGCGCGCAAGCCGCTATTAACTTTTGCGTGTTTGCCACCATGGCGTTTACCTCGTTTGCCTCAGGTGCGTTGGTGACCACGCAGGGTTGGGCTTGGCTGAACTGGGGGTCGTTGGTGCCGGTTCTCACGACCGGTGCGGGCTTGTTGTGGTTGGCGCGTAAAAAAGCCTCAGCCCCTAAACCAGACTGA